The genomic stretch GTTTCTTTTTATTAAATCAATTAGGTCTTTCATTTGTTCATCTCTTATTGATTCTTCTATCTTTGGCACATCAATATCTATTTTTAAAATTTTTCCGAGTAGTTTTGATGCATTCTCATTTTCTAATGCTAGGTGAATCAAGCCCAAAGAAACTAATTCAGGATATAATCTGTGATCTATGCCTTTCAGTACTTCATAGAATTCGTCAAAATTTTCGAACATCTTTTTTATAACTTCTTTTCGAACATCTTGGTTATTTAAAGTTACCATAGCGTCAAAGATTCTGTTGATCATACTACGTTCCTTTTTATCAGTTTTGGAATTTCTTACATGTAATAGGTCATCGAGATACGGAACCAATAGTTTTCCTTTACCCTTTTCTACTGTTGAAATCAAGACGCTTACCCCTCTCCAAAAAGTTTCATGATTACAATTTTCGATTACATCGATAACTGTAGAAATAGTATCTTCATTTATCAAACCAGGTTCATGTTTTGCAATCAGTATTAGATACTCTAATGCTTTGTTGATTTTATATTGGTCTTTTTCCGTTTTTAAAATATAATTTATGTTTCTTACGTCCTCTTGTGTCAGTGTATTCCACTCATTATTTTTTCTGGCCAATTCAACTCGTTGTAAGGTCAGCTTTATATCTGTATCTTTAACGTTTTTTGAAAATTTAATCTCTCCAACGTGCGTTTTATCAACCTTTTTAGTTTTGATTTCTGGCATTCCATCACCAATTCATGGGTTTACTCAGATATTGTTTCTAACATCAAAATTTTAAGGATTATTTACTTTCTCTGTATTTCAAATAAACCTCTAACATATCTTCATCTTTTCCAGGATAAGTAATATCTTTTATTCCTTTCAACTCTGTTTCGGTGAACGGTATCAGTTTATCATTCAAGAGTATCGTGTTGAGTATTGATTCAATTATACGAATATTTCTATTCCCGTATCCCACATTTATGTTTGCAATATAGTATATGTCTGGCGCGTTTGCTTTGAAATCAGGTATGCTACTCACACTATAACATGATCCGAAGAACATGATAGCACCTGATTGTGCGGATAGAAGAACGGTAGGGGTAAAGTACATATTCTGATTTGCGATATCACCACGGTATGCTATGAGGTCAGCATCCCTGATAACCTTTTTCACATACTCCTTCAAGTCTCCCTTAACATTACCACTCCTGGGACGATGAAACTCAAGGACTATTTTTAAGTTGTCTACATTTGCCGTAAGAGTAATCTTCTCCCAATTGTTAGAGTGAGTAGTCGTCTTTTGGATACCGGTTATCTTTACCTTACCTTTCAGGTCCTTACCGAGATCACCATATCTCAGATAACTTTCAAACCTCTTTATACTGGCATGGAACCAATTCTCACGATTACTCGGCCAATGATCAAAAATCTGGACAACCTTGATCACATTATCTTTTTTCAACCTCGTAGGGTTCAAACAGAGTTCTTGTTTAATCTTCTCTATCGCTTCTGCTGATTCGGTGTTTATAGGTTGTCCTGTGATTTGGTAGTATAAGAATTCCTTCATCAAATCAGGTTTTGAGGTGGTTGTGGTCATACTGTTTTTGATTTTATCTGATAACTTACGTTTATCTATGAACGGCCCTCTATATTCAGAAAAGAAACGTATGACTAAAAGAAGGTCATGTTCATCGTTTGATACTGCCAAGTTTGTTATCACGTCTTCAAGTCCGTCAAGATGATGGTTGTTCAACGCTGCGAGGAGACAAACGTTCTTGTTGATGTATTCCTTAAATTTACTGTCTAACGTTTGTGTGTTTACCCATTCAACTGGATCTTTACCGTCTGATAAATCTAATACCTTCAACCATACGAGTTTCTGTATTTCAGGTGGGAAGGTTGTCGGGTCAAGAGTTAGTAAGGCGAGAACTTCTATATTACTCAATCTTCCTATCTCATGTGCGATCTCACTCTTCTTTTTCATCTTAATATTTTCTAACCATTGGTTGCATATCTCCTTAACCAAGTTTAATCTATCTGAGAAGTGGGTCTCTGTTTGGTTTGTGTTTACTGTTTCCTTTTTTACTGTAGTATTCTTTGTGTTGAGCGAATCAGCCAATACCGGTTGCCCAGCAAATCCAGAGGATATATTTGCAAGCACGATCAGACTAGTTAACAGTTTCTTGGGTTTCATTACCATAATAATATTTGGACAACCTTTCTTTATAATTTTTGTGTTAATATATAGTAATATGTATTTGATGTTACTGTGATCGGGTGAATACTAGGATGAAAAAGTTTGAGGGTAGTTCTGTCTTGAGGCAAAATTTTTAACTTTCGATACAGAATTGATAAGAATATTATGCATTTAATCCACAATTCAAGATTTATATACTCTAACTCCTAAACATATAGTCATCAAAAATGAATATATCAAGAAAAACTTAAGGTGAGATTGTGAAGGTAAAGATGAGAACTAAACCTTCTGAACACGAACACAAGGGGTTAATTGATTTGAATGTGATCCCCGTCCCTATCACATCAAAACACCTACGCAGCGAGATCAACGACCCCGAGAAGTTAATCCCCCCGTACGATAAAAATCCGCTCTACAATCCTAAGATGAGTTATCTACTGGAGACACATACTCTCTCAACATTAAAGGATGAAGGTTATCTTAACGATAGGGATGACGTGTTCCAGTACATCAACCGCATGAAAGACTTTCTCAACCTTAAACCAGTCCATAACAAAACAGATTGGAATAAACTGGTCTCATATCTCTCTAAGATCCCGAGGAAGGAGTTCAACCTCCAGGACATACTGGACATCAACCAGCGAGCGGTAGATACTATACTGAACACGTATAAACCTGTTAAATACCTGGAGGATGGTTCTGAGAACCCAATATACTATTTAGACGGAAACATGTTAACCACGTTCATGACGTACGAATCCGTACCTAAGGGTACCAGACGTATAGGACCTAAGGGGAAGAGGTTCTACATATACTACACCCCAAAGGCGAGGATCGAGTTGTTAGACATGATGTTGCGGGAAGGGTATGATCCAAGGTTTCTACCCTCTCTTAACGATCGTGTGATCTCGGTTGGTGCCTTCCAGTTCCGTAGGAGTAATTATTACGTGTTACAGAAGAAGTATCCAGAGTTATTTCAAAAATCCTATGAGGAGATGATCACTTCCCTAGAAGGTCAAGCCCTGATGACAGCAGCCCTACTCTACGATAACATGATATACTTTGTCAAGAACATATACTCAAAATCTGATCAGATCAAGAGGTTGTTCAAAACCGCATCTGTCCACGAGAAACGTGAGTTCTTGGTATCTGTTTTGGCGGCGATGTATAACTCGGGACCTACCGACGTCCGTAAGGTTATGGAAAAGGTTTTAACCAAGGACCATACCTCACTCTCAGAATTACGTATTGATTTCATAAAAACACTCGCCGAATCAGGTGGGAAGATCAGTGCACCCTACTCTGAATACGTGGGAGCCTTGTATTTTGAGGTGGAACGGGTTAACTCTGAGGAAGAAAGATTACGCGATGTCATCAGTTTAGAACCGATCCTCAAACCCAGGATTGAAGACACGTTATCCGAAGGGTTAGCATCCGCACGTGCCGAATCAGACGCCCTCTACATAGATTCATCGGTTGAACGGTCATCCCTCCCAAACATAGAGAGTAGGATACCCGAGTTCCGACCCCGAGAAACACAACCACTATCTAGAGAGGAAAGTAAACCCGTACACCTGCCTGAAGAGAGAGTTCCTGTCGCCAAGATAGGTAGGAGTGGTCGTCTCCTATTACGTAAGAGTTTGGGGACGGAATACTACACATTTACACTACCGACCGATTTCACAGAAGAGGAAATTAAGGTTCTATTAGAGGATCCCAAGGATCTGGATGAGATACACGCTTTTAACCAGGAGAGTTCGATCTCGCCTGGCAAGGTATTCTATGTCCCACGAGATCTAATCAAGGAGGAACTACGTGATGGTCGGTTCGTTGTGATCAGGGTGGACGGTCGGTTAACCCCGGATTCTTTAATACAGATTACTCGTCAATATTGTAAAGGCCCGGTCATTCCGAACAGTAAGATCATCCGGTTCTACTCAAACATCACGGATTGGGATAAGGAACAGAACTATGTGAGGATCCCGGTCGGTCTGCTTAAGAAGAAGTATCTAAAGTAGATTAGATGATTTGTCTAGTGTTTTAAGGTTTAAACACGTCTCTGTTTCAACTAGTTTGTTTCCGATAGGACACAAACTAAAAATCATCCCCCAAAACTTTCGTATTTCTTCAGTCCCCTCTCCCATAACTTATACTCTATCCAGAATATCAGAATGAATCCTAAGAAAACTTCTGATATATAGAGCGGAGACGCGGTCAGTTCCCCTGCGAACGCATGACTAGGAAACACCGACACGAACAACAGCGGATAGAGGATTACGGAGAACAAACCAGTTTTTATCTTATCTATAGGATTACGACATAGAAAGAGTAGACTGTATATGAATTCGTCTACCGCTTCAGCGGTATCGTACCAGTAAAGACCGACGATCAGAATTATGAAGAACAGGGCTGCATGAATGAATACAGAGAATATAAAGAATACTAAGAAAAGCGGAAGGTCAACATCCACATGATACACATGGGGTACCAACCACAACGTCACTAATGATGTTAGGATCCCGGGTGTACTGAGAAGGTCGCCATGACGGAGACAAAGATATCTCAACAGACGGACTGGTTTTGTCATGTAGACGGTCAACCGTTCTTTAAACAACTCTTTTATCCACGGGTCAATCCCTATCACGTATGTGATCTCGCGGGATAACAATCCGATCGTGGATAACAGGATCAACTCCGGATAAGACCACCCATGGAACCCCTCACCGTCGCTCAGCATGAACCAGAACACTATACCGGTAAGTATAGAGGTGAGCGTAGTCAGGAACATGAACACCCATCCTATCCTGTATTCCATGTTTTCTTTGAACCGCACCCGCAACAGACGCAGTATCAACCTGAGGCCCATTCACACACCCCTATTTATCCTACACATCATCCTCCCTGCGACTCAAACCGCTTCCAACCTCTCCTATGTAGCAGGTACCCAAATATGCCCAACATGATAGACCAGAAGAACAGTGTGATACCTCCCATGACCAGGTATGATAGTTCTCCGGTCAACAGGAACTGTATCATGTAATACCTGCGGAATGGAAAAGGTAACCAATCCAACATCTTCTGCGCCCAACCCGGGAATGACGAAAGCGGTACAAGACCTCCGCTCAACGCGTACGCAACCGTTCCGTAGACATGGTTTACCCCCCATACATCGTACATGTAGAACGCTAAACCACCGATTATGTACTCGATGACGAAATCGTAAATTGTGATCAACAGCAGGACGACCGGAAGAAGGATTACCGTGTGCGGTTGGGGAACGAAACCCGTTAATATCATGAGCAGATAACCTGTCAGTATGCTGACCGATGTTTCAACCATCTGATAACCGATAACCTCAGAACCTATGGCGGTAGATAACCGGACCGGTTTAAGAAAATACAGACACCACCCCTGTTTGATGCTACTAGAATATTTTGATTCTACATAGGGCATGACCCTACCCACTACCACGTATTCGGAAAGTAAGAAATACTGTGTTAAATACAGAGCGTCCTCGTGCAACAGATGAGACCACAGGACGGTTAACAGGACGACGAACATCAGATTAAGTGATAACGAGAAGATTAGACGGTATGGGTAGGCATAGTATCTTTTGATACCCCTACGAAGGATGGATATGTACGCGTTCACGGACATGGTCTCACACCCGTTCAATGTTCGCAGTTTACCTCTCCCTGTATATCTCTTTAATGATCTCCTCTAGAGCAGGTTCTGTCACATCCATCTGAGAGAGTTCTACAGAGGAGGTTAACATCTCAAAGAACGCCTTCTGTCGTCTCTTGGATAACCGACCTCTGAAATAGGTCTCGCCCTTCTCAACATCCTTTAACATCTTAACCATTTTATTGAACAATCTCTCATCCTTTACCTCGGTAAATTCAACAACCACATCCTTAAACTTCACATACTTACTCCTAAGCGTATCAACAGGTCCGTCAAACACAACCTTACCCTTACTCAACACGATCACACGTTCGCACAACCGTTCAACATCATCTATATTATGTGTAGTCAGCACGACCGTAACCCCGTCCCTTTTATTAATCTCATGAAGAAATCTATGCACCTTCTCCTTGGCTAATGGGTCTATACCTATGGTAGGTTCGTCTAAGAAGACCAACTCAGGTCTGTGTAAGAACACAACACCCAGTTCGCCCCTCATCCTCTGTCCGAAGGACAGTTTACGTACTGGCATGTGTAGGAGATTTTCCAACTCTAAGAGACGGTTCAACAGTTTCATTCGGTTATCGTAGAAGGTATCGGATAAACCGTAGATATCTTTATACATGAGGAAGGATTCCTCCAACTCAATATCAAATATGAGATTACTCCTGTTCCCGAAGAGTACACCGATCCTCTTCAGATACTCCTTCCTCCTCTTCCAAGGTATTTCGCCGAGACAACTCACCCTACCGCTGGTAGGTGTCAGTATTCCCGAAAGGATCTTAATAGTGGTTGTCTTACCAGACCCGTTCTTACCGAGGAGACCTAAGAACTCACCTTTACCCACGGTAAAAGAGATATCCTCAACTGCCCTGAACACCTCCCAATCCCTGATGAATACATTCTTCACCCTCTGGAAAAGGGTCCTGGGCTTCTTTGGAACGTTGAACTCCTTTACCAGATGCTCGACACGGATCGCATTTCCCATCCGAACCGCCTCTATTCTTCGATGTTGGGATTATGTAGTTTAAAAATCTTCTTCGCTTTTACTTTTCGGTGCTCTTGTGAATATTCTTTGAAAATTAATCCAGCGAGTTGTGGAATGAGATAAGAAGGAAAGTGAAGTAAAAAGGTATGTAGGAAGGAAAATAAGAGTATGAGAAAAGTGAAATATGAAAATGAGAAGATGTGCCCGTAGAAAACTTAATTCCCCAGGCGAATTAACCGGTATTTATTCGCAACCGCAGATTTTTCAGTGGCACGCGTAAAGTTTTTAAAACACTTTGGAAATAAAGTGATAACGGTAGGGCCAGTAGCTTAGCCTGGTTAGAGCGCCGGTCTTATACGACACAGAACGGTACATCTTCACAGAACCGTTCTGACGCGCTCTGAGACAACCGGAGGTCGGGCGTTCGAATCGCCCCTGGCCCATCATCTGACCCATGTAAAGCTATTTTTATGATGAATGGATAGGAAACGTTGTGATGTTTATGAACCGTCGTGATAAACTGTTTCTCAAACGGATTGCCCGTGAACGCGCAGAACTCCTTATCAAATATGCCTTTGAAACGTATCGCGATGATCCGGCGTTGGCGAGGCGCTACACGCGCCTCGCCAAACGCCTGTGCGAACGGTACAACGTCCGTCTCCGCGGATTGCGTCGGTTGTTCTGTCAGAGATGTTTCACGC from Candidatus Micrarchaeota archaeon encodes the following:
- a CDS encoding ABC-2 family transporter protein; its protein translation is MGLRLILRLLRVRFKENMEYRIGWVFMFLTTLTSILTGIVFWFMLSDGEGFHGWSYPELILLSTIGLLSREITYVIGIDPWIKELFKERLTVYMTKPVRLLRYLCLRHGDLLSTPGILTSLVTLWLVPHVYHVDVDLPLFLVFFIFSVFIHAALFFIILIVGLYWYDTAEAVDEFIYSLLFLCRNPIDKIKTGLFSVILYPLLFVSVFPSHAFAGELTASPLYISEVFLGFILIFWIEYKLWERGLKKYESFGG
- a CDS encoding ATP-binding cassette domain-containing protein — encoded protein: MGNAIRVEHLVKEFNVPKKPRTLFQRVKNVFIRDWEVFRAVEDISFTVGKGEFLGLLGKNGSGKTTTIKILSGILTPTSGRVSCLGEIPWKRRKEYLKRIGVLFGNRSNLIFDIELEESFLMYKDIYGLSDTFYDNRMKLLNRLLELENLLHMPVRKLSFGQRMRGELGVVFLHRPELVFLDEPTIGIDPLAKEKVHRFLHEINKRDGVTVVLTTHNIDDVERLCERVIVLSKGKVVFDGPVDTLRSKYVKFKDVVVEFTEVKDERLFNKMVKMLKDVEKGETYFRGRLSKRRQKAFFEMLTSSVELSQMDVTEPALEEIIKEIYRER
- a CDS encoding ribonuclease P yields the protein MFMNRRDKLFLKRIARERAELLIKYAFETYRDDPALARRYTRLAKRLCERYNVRLRGLRRLFCQRCFTPWIPDETVDIEPNPYNENLLIYRCKICGYKRSFPKPFAERAGGPERSDKTDG